One region of Anas acuta chromosome Z, bAnaAcu1.1, whole genome shotgun sequence genomic DNA includes:
- the AGXT2 gene encoding alanine--glyoxylate aminotransferase 2, mitochondrial has product MAGGMAALRQGGGQRLGSVAFRQQKWKSTVSVQAKMPPCNFVPEKYQSYSYERMLKIREQNVSPALRTFYKKPLLLHQGYMQWLFDYEGRRYLDLFAGIVTVSVGHCHPKVTMAIQKQLARLWHTTNIYMHPSIQEYAEKLTSLLPDPLKVVYLTNSGSEANDLAMFMARLYTRNFDIISFRGAYHGGSPYALGLTSIGPYKHGVANGFGCSTTMLPDVFRGPWGGSNCRDSPVQTVRKCSCSEGICHANDQYIEQFKDTLNTCVPKTIAGFISEPIQGVNGAVQYPKGFLKEAYGLVRERGGVCISDEVQTGFGRTGSHFWGFQTHGVVPDIVTLAKGIGNGFPMAAVVTTKEIANSLAQNLHFNTFGGNPLACVVGAAVLDAIEEDHLQKNSEDVGTYMLLELAKLRDKFEIVGDVRGKGLMIGIEMVTDKDSRHPLPTEEISEIWEDCKDMGVLIGRGGLYNQTFRIKPPMCITKKDADFAVEVIHTALERHMRRVAAK; this is encoded by the exons ATGGCGGGCGGCATGGCGGCGCTGAGGCAGGGGGGCGGCCAGCGGCTCGGCAGCG tTGCCTTTAGgcagcagaaatggaaaagcacTGTCTCTGTACAAGCAAAAATGCCTCCTTGCAACTTTGTACCTGAAAAATACCAA TCCTATTCATATGAACGTATGTTGAAGATTCGTGAACAAAATGTTTCTCCGGCACTGAGAACATTTTACAAGAAGCCTTTGTTGCTGCATCAAGGATATATGCAGTGGTTGTTTGATTATGAAGGACGAAGATATCTTGATCTCTTTGCTGGAATCGTTACTGTCAGTGTTGGTCACTGTCATCC GAAGGTTACTATGGCTATCCAGAAACAGCTTGCTCGCCTTTGGCATACCACTAATATTTACATGCACCCATCAATCCAGGAATATGCTGAGAAGCTAACTTCGCTTCTTCCAGATCCACTTAAG GTGGTTTATCTAACCAACAGTGGGTCAGAAGCCAATGACTTGGCGATGTTCATGGCAAGGCTATATACTCGTAACTTCGACATCATCTCTTTCAG aGGAGCATACCATGGAGGAAGCCCTTACGCACTGGGATTGACATCTATTGGTCCTTATAAGCATGGTGTTGCCAATGGCTTTGGCTGTTCAACA ACAATGTTACCAGATGTTTTTCGTGGTCCATGGGGAGGCAGCAATTGTAGAGATTCTCCAGTACAAACTGTTCGAAAATGCAGCTGTTCTGAAG GTATATGTCATGCAAATGACCAGTACATTGAACAGTTCAAAGATACTCTGAACACTTGTGTGCCAAAGACAATAGCTGGATTTATCAGTGAACCAATTCAG GGTGTTAATGGAGCTGTTCAGTATCCAAAAGGTTTCTTAAAGGAAGCATACGGGCTAGTACGGGAAAGAGGAGGTGTTTGTATTTCAGATGAA gtACAGACAGGATTTGGACGAACAGGCAGCCATTTCTGGGGATTTCAAACGCATGGTGTAGTCCCTGACATTGTTACTTTGGCAAAAGGAATTGGTAATGGCTTTCCCATGGCAGCTGTTGTTACCACAAAAG aGATTGCAAATTCTTTGGCTCAAAACCTTCATTTCAATACATTTGGAGGAAACCCTTTAGCCTGCGTAGTTGGAGCTGCAGTTCTTGAT GCTATTGAAGAAGATCATCTACAAAAAAACAGCGAGGATGTGGGAACGTATATGCTACTGGAGCTTGCTAAACTACGGGATAAATTTGAGATTGTTGGAGATGTCCGTGGCAAGGGACTTATGATTGGGATAGAGATGGTGACAGATAAG GACAGTCGCCACCCTCTTCCAACTGAAGAAATCAGTGAGATCTGGGAAGATTGTAAAGATATGGGTGTTCTAATTGGAAGAGGAGGACTCTACAATCAG acaTTTAGAATTAAACCTCCTATGTGCATCACTAAAAAGGATGCTGACTTCGCTGTTGAAGTAATTCATACTGCATTAGAGAGACACATGAGAAGAGTAGCTGCAAAGTAG
- the DNAJC21 gene encoding dnaJ homolog subfamily C member 21 isoform X1 produces the protein MRCHYEVLGVRRDAAEEELKRAYRRLALRWHPDKNLENAEEAAEQFKLIQAAYDVLSDPQERAWYDNHREALLKGGVDGDYQDDSLDLLHYFTVSCYSGYGDDEKGFFTVYRRVFEQIVREEMEYMTQEDIEEFPTFGYSQSDYDTVVHPFYAYWQSFCTQKTFAWKEEYDTRQASNRWEKRAMEKENKKTRDKARKERNELVRQLVAFIRKRDKRVQAHRKLVEEQNAEKLRKAEELRRQQKLKQAKLAEQYKEQSWITMSDLERELQEMEAQYEKEFGDGSDDDELEEQETKEGIEDKLSDEAEESEFADDLYCPACDKSFKTEKAMKNHEKSKKHREMVALLRQQLEEEEGKFPASLDDANGIDTKEDEETEEMPKQKLSKKQKKKQKTMTIYEDSFDKSADEETAEQKEVPCVDKDTAEELVNDGQRCAVSEERSASEDSSQVNEAQSEVKSSAKPKGKKAKDAKKSAKASSEHPTTNEVPIHCVTCNCAFPSRNKLFEHLKLTGHAKATQAPTVNGAVHTRSKKEKRKNR, from the exons ATGCGGTGCCACTACGAGGTGCTGGGTGTCCGGCGCGACGCCGCCGAGGAGGAGCTGAAGCGGGCGTACCGGCGGCTGGCGCTCCGCTGGCACCCGG ATAAGAACCTAGAGAACGCCGAGGAAGCCGCAGAACAGTTCAAGTTAATCCAGGCGGCGTATGATGTGCTCAGTGACCCTCAGGAGAGAGCGTG GTATGATAACCACAGGGAGGCCCTGCTGAAAGGAGGAGTTGATGGAGACTATCAAGATGATAGTCTGGATCTGCTGCACTACTTCACTGTCAGCTGTTACTCTGGATACGGAGATGACGAAAAG ggaTTCTTTACAGTCTATCGACGAGTTTTTGAACAGATTGTAAGAGAAGAGATGGAGTATATGACCCAGGAAGATATTGAAGAATTCCCTACATTTGGATATTCCCAAAGTGACTATGATACG gTAGTCCACCCTTTCTATGCATACTGGCAGAGCTTCTGTACTCAGAAAACCTTTGCATGGAAAGAAGAATATGACACACGACAAGCATCAAACCGCTGGGAGAAACGAGCTatggaaaaagagaacaagaaaactAGAGATAAAGCAAGGAAAGAGAGGAATGAACTGGTCCGTCAGCTGGTAGCCTTTATTCGTAAAAGGGATAAAAGAGTACAGGCTCATAGAAAACTTGTAGAAGAGCAGAATGCAGAAAAACTTAGGAAAGCAGAGGAATTGCGGAGGCAGCAGAAACTCAAACAAGCCAA GCTTGCTGAGCAGTATAAAGAGCAGAGCTGGATAACTATGTCAGATCTGGAGAGGGAACTGCAAGAGATGGAGGCACAATATGAAAAGGAATTTGGAGATGGATCAGATGATGATGAACTAGAAGAACAGGAGACAAAAGAAGGCATCGAAG ACAAACTGAGTGACGAGGCTGAAGAAAGTGAATTTGCTGATGATCTCTACTGCCCTGCTTGTGACAAATCATTCAAAACTGAGAAAGC CATGAAGAACcatgaaaaatcaaagaaacatCGAGAGATGGTAGCACTGTTACGACAGCaactggaagaagaagaagggaaattTCCTGCATCTTTGGATGATGCAAATGGAATAGATACTAAAGAggatgaagaaacagaagagatgcCCAAACAAAa GCTCtccaagaagcagaagaagaaacagaaaacaatgacG ATTTATGAGGACTCTTTTGATAAAAGTGCTGATGAAGAAACAGCTGAGCAAAAGGAGGTGCCATGTGTGGACAAGGACACAGCAGAGGAATTGGTAAATGATGGCCAAAGATGTGCTGTGTCAGAGGAAAGAAGTGCTTCAGAGGATAGCAGCCAAGTAAATGAAGCACAAAGTGAAGTGAAAAG CAGTGCTAAGCCTAAAGGTAAAAAAGCCAAGGATGCAAAAAAGTCTGCCAAGGCATCTTCAGAACATCCAACAACG AATGAAGTTCCCATTCACTGTGTAACCTGCAACTGTGCATTTCCATCCCGAAATAAACTGTTTGAACATCTAAAATTGACAGGACATGCAAAAGCAACACAAGCACCAACTGTAAATGGAGCTGTACACACCAGAAGCAAAAAAGAGAAACGTAAAAACAGATAG
- the DNAJC21 gene encoding dnaJ homolog subfamily C member 21 isoform X2, giving the protein MRCHYEVLGVRRDAAEEELKRAYRRLALRWHPDKNLENAEEAAEQFKLIQAAYDVLSDPQERAWYDNHREALLKGGVDGDYQDDSLDLLHYFTVSCYSGYGDDEKGFFTVYRRVFEQIVREEMEYMTQEDIEEFPTFGYSQSDYDTVVHPFYAYWQSFCTQKTFAWKEEYDTRQASNRWEKRAMEKENKKTRDKARKERNELVRQLVAFIRKRDKRVQAHRKLVEEQNAEKLRKAEELRRQQKLKQAKLAEQYKEQSWITMSDLERELQEMEAQYEKEFGDGSDDDELEEQETKEGIEDKLSDEAEESEFADDLYCPACDKSFKTEKAMKNHEKSKKHREMVALLRQQLEEEEGKFPASLDDANGIDTKEDEETEEMPKQKLSKKQKKKQKTMTIYEDSFDKSADEETAEQKEVPCVDKDTAEELVNDGQRCAVSEERSASEDSSQVNEAQSEVKSAKPKGKKAKDAKKSAKASSEHPTTNEVPIHCVTCNCAFPSRNKLFEHLKLTGHAKATQAPTVNGAVHTRSKKEKRKNR; this is encoded by the exons ATGCGGTGCCACTACGAGGTGCTGGGTGTCCGGCGCGACGCCGCCGAGGAGGAGCTGAAGCGGGCGTACCGGCGGCTGGCGCTCCGCTGGCACCCGG ATAAGAACCTAGAGAACGCCGAGGAAGCCGCAGAACAGTTCAAGTTAATCCAGGCGGCGTATGATGTGCTCAGTGACCCTCAGGAGAGAGCGTG GTATGATAACCACAGGGAGGCCCTGCTGAAAGGAGGAGTTGATGGAGACTATCAAGATGATAGTCTGGATCTGCTGCACTACTTCACTGTCAGCTGTTACTCTGGATACGGAGATGACGAAAAG ggaTTCTTTACAGTCTATCGACGAGTTTTTGAACAGATTGTAAGAGAAGAGATGGAGTATATGACCCAGGAAGATATTGAAGAATTCCCTACATTTGGATATTCCCAAAGTGACTATGATACG gTAGTCCACCCTTTCTATGCATACTGGCAGAGCTTCTGTACTCAGAAAACCTTTGCATGGAAAGAAGAATATGACACACGACAAGCATCAAACCGCTGGGAGAAACGAGCTatggaaaaagagaacaagaaaactAGAGATAAAGCAAGGAAAGAGAGGAATGAACTGGTCCGTCAGCTGGTAGCCTTTATTCGTAAAAGGGATAAAAGAGTACAGGCTCATAGAAAACTTGTAGAAGAGCAGAATGCAGAAAAACTTAGGAAAGCAGAGGAATTGCGGAGGCAGCAGAAACTCAAACAAGCCAA GCTTGCTGAGCAGTATAAAGAGCAGAGCTGGATAACTATGTCAGATCTGGAGAGGGAACTGCAAGAGATGGAGGCACAATATGAAAAGGAATTTGGAGATGGATCAGATGATGATGAACTAGAAGAACAGGAGACAAAAGAAGGCATCGAAG ACAAACTGAGTGACGAGGCTGAAGAAAGTGAATTTGCTGATGATCTCTACTGCCCTGCTTGTGACAAATCATTCAAAACTGAGAAAGC CATGAAGAACcatgaaaaatcaaagaaacatCGAGAGATGGTAGCACTGTTACGACAGCaactggaagaagaagaagggaaattTCCTGCATCTTTGGATGATGCAAATGGAATAGATACTAAAGAggatgaagaaacagaagagatgcCCAAACAAAa GCTCtccaagaagcagaagaagaaacagaaaacaatgacG ATTTATGAGGACTCTTTTGATAAAAGTGCTGATGAAGAAACAGCTGAGCAAAAGGAGGTGCCATGTGTGGACAAGGACACAGCAGAGGAATTGGTAAATGATGGCCAAAGATGTGCTGTGTCAGAGGAAAGAAGTGCTTCAGAGGATAGCAGCCAAGTAAATGAAGCACAAAGTGAAGTGAAAAG TGCTAAGCCTAAAGGTAAAAAAGCCAAGGATGCAAAAAAGTCTGCCAAGGCATCTTCAGAACATCCAACAACG AATGAAGTTCCCATTCACTGTGTAACCTGCAACTGTGCATTTCCATCCCGAAATAAACTGTTTGAACATCTAAAATTGACAGGACATGCAAAAGCAACACAAGCACCAACTGTAAATGGAGCTGTACACACCAGAAGCAAAAAAGAGAAACGTAAAAACAGATAG
- the BRIX1 gene encoding ribosome biogenesis protein BRX1 homolog — MAAAKRKGGAAAGARPKKRAKGSPSEPEAAADAKPGPQEYSIPAPVSQGKWKNKERVLIFSSRGINFRTRHLMQDLRTLMPHSKADTKMDRKDKLFVINEVCEMKNCNKCIFFEAKKKQDLYVWLSNTPQGPSAKFLVQNIHTLAELKMTGNCLRGSRPLLSFDPTFDKEPHYALLKELFIQIFSTPQYHPKSQPFVDHVFTFTITDNRIWFRNYQIIEEDASLVEIGPRFVLNLIKIFQGSFGGPTLYENPYYQSPNMHRRLIRLSMAAKFREKNQVKEVQKLKKKESKMLIEEDPTEVVFETPAEEKPVEIQLVKPESKAIVKDKRKPRKIERKRQKKLFRTEAKA; from the exons ATGGCGGCGGCCAAGAGGAAAGGTGGCGCGGCGGCGGGCGCCCGGCCCAAGAAGCGAGCCAAGGGGAGCCCCAGCGAGCCTGAGGCGGCTGCCGACGCCAAGCCCGGCCCGCAGGAGTACAGCATCCCGGCCCCGGTGTCTCAG ggcAAATGGAAGAACAAGGAACGAGTGCTTATTTTCTCCTCTCGTGGAATTAATTTCAGAACAAGGCACCTAATGCAAGACTTAAGAACGCTGATGCCTCACTCTAAAGCAG atactAAAATGGATCGCAAAGACAAGTTGTTTGTAATTAATGAG GTGTGTGAAATGAAAAACTGCAATAAGTGCATCTTCTTTGAagccaaaaagaaacaagatcTCTATGTGTG GCTTTCAAATACACCACAGGGACCATCAGCTAAATTCTTAGTGCAGAACA tTCACACACTGGCTGAATTGAAGATGACAGGAAACTGCTTGAGAGGCTCACGGCCCCTTTTGTCTTTTGATCCA acTTTTGACAAGGAGCCACACTATGCCCTGCTAAAAGAATTGTTTATTCAG ATATTTAGTACGCCACAGTATCACCCGAAAAGCCAGCCTTTTGTAGATCATGTTTTCACATTCACCATTACAGACAATAGGATCTGGTTTCGGAATTACCAG ATAATTGAAGAGGATGCATCTCTAGTAGAAATTGGGCCTCGTTTTGTCCTGAACCTCATAAAAATCTTCCAGGGTAGCTTTGGAGGACCAACTTTATATGAAAATCCCTATTATCAGTCCCCAAATATG CATCGACGGTTGATAAGGTTGTCAATGGCTGCTaaatttagagagaaaaatcaagTGAAGGAAGTACAAAAGCTTAAGAAAAAGGAGAGTAAGATGCTTATTGAAGAAGATCCCACTGAAGTGGTCTTTGAAACTCCAGCTGAAGAAAAACCAGTGGAAATACAGCTTGTGAAACCGGAGTCGAAGGCAATTGTAAAAGATAAGAGGAAACCACGCAAAATTGAGAGGAAGAggcaaaaaaagcttttcagaacCGAAGCAAAAGCCTAA